The Blautia luti nucleotide sequence GTTTTACGACAGCCGCTTTTCATATATTGTTTGGAAGGAGATACATATTGAATAAAAAACAGAAATATACATTTATAAGTCTTATGCTGGCATCTACTGTTGCTGCTTATGCTCAATATCAGATGAATGTGTTTTCGATTGATCTGATAACAGCGTATCAAATATCTGCTTCTCGTTTTGCGTTTTTATTTACTGCACCAATGCTTCCGGCAATTTTTCTGAGCATTCCATTGGGAAAATTGTCTGATAAAATTGGCTATAGAAATGCAATACAGTTGGGACTTGCTTTTACTATATTAGGACTTACAGGTCGTATTTTTGCAGAAAGTTATTCTACACTATGGATTTGTATGGCATTTAGTGGCGCATCTTCTATTACACTGTTTGTTAATAGCGCAAGAGTATTGGAAGAAGTAGTTCCTGCAGAAAAATCAGTTTTATTTATGGGAATATATACTACGGCCAGTATGCTTGCGCAGACTTTTGCAACTGCAACATCTGCAGTTTTGTATTCAACATTACAAAAAGCTTATGTTGGAGCATTAGTATACGCAGTTGTAATTACTGTTATATGGGCAGGGAACTATTGTATAGAGAAAGAAAATGCTGAAAATACAGAATTCAGAAATGCAGATAGATCTTCAGAGCAAAAAGGAAAATTTTCGGAAGTTCTGAGCTGCAAAGGTATCTGGTTTACTGCAATCAGTTTATTCTGTATTCTGGGAGCGACTATTACATTAAATACATTTCTTCCAGCAGCACTTATGGAAATTCATGGATTTTCTAAATCGCAGGCAGGTACTGTTGCATCTATGATATCATTTGGAAATATGTTTGGTGCAGTTATAGGGCCCGTTTTGTATCGAAAGTTAAAGAAATTTTCAAGACTTATCTTTTTATTTGGAGGAATTTCTATTATAGGATGTATTGAGGGATGGATGCTTCATGAACAAATCCTTATGATAATTATATATTTTATTACAGGGATTGCTATTGGAGGTGCAATGCCAATTTATTTTACAATGCCGATTAGATTAAGAGAAATTTCATCTGATAATATTTCTACAGCAGGAGGGTTGATTACAACATTTCAGTTAGGTGGAGCGGTAATAGTTCCATCTTATATGATTGCTCCAATTGCAGGAAATAATTATTCAGAAATTTTTATCCTGACTGCAGTTGTGATTGCAATTGCTGTTGGATTGGGTGTATTGCTTGAAAAAGAACTGGTTAAATTGTAGTAGAAAGGAAGTACTGATTATGAAAAAAATATTGCTTAATGGTGTTGATGGAAATTTCGGAGGAAAATCTGCCGGAATACTTCTGGAAAAATATCCTCATGAGGATTTGATTTTTACTGCACCAAGAGAAAAAGCACTTAAAAAGTACAAAGAAATGGGAATTGAAACAAGGGTGGCTGATTTTAATAATGCAGAAACTCTTGTGGAAACATTTAAAGGAGCAGATACTGTTGTATTGATTTCCATGCCTTTTGTAGGATCTAAAAGAAGAGCTGCACATAAAACTGCAATTGATGCAGCCGTACGTGCCGGTGTCAAAAAGCTGGTGTATACTTCTATTGTAGGAGCTGGTGAAAAAGATATTAATACATATGAGGTAAATGATCATGTCTGGACAGAAAATTATATCAAAGAACAACCGATACATTATCTGATTCTTCGTGATTCGCAGTATGCCGAGGCAATGGTTTCTTCTTTTGTAGAAGCATATGAGAGAACTAATGGAGTTCTGGCAAATAATATGGGTGAAGGAAAGATGGCGTTTATATCTCGTGACGATTGCGCAACAGCTGCAGCATATGCGGCAATGTCTGAAGATATTGATAAAGTTTTGAATATTAATGGAGCAGAGCTGTTAACAATTGCTGATTTTCTCGAAATTGCCTCAGAAGTAACAGGGAAGAAAGTGGTATATAAATATATTACGGATGATGAGATGTATGCATATTTTGATTCAATCGGAGTGCCCAGAACAACAGAAGAAATGTGGGCTGATACGGCAAAGAATTTTCCGTTTTGTTCTGATGGAATGGTTACTTTCGGGAAAGCAATCCGTCAAAATCAGATGAGTGTTTATACGAATGATTTTGAAAAACTGACAGGCAGAAAACCATTGTTTGTTAGACAGATTTTTGAAGATTTTTCGAATCATCTTATCGGTAACAGGACTTCAACAGATAATTAATGGAAAGTATAAGAAGCCTTTATTATTGTGCATGAAATAGACAGGAATATCTTTTTTTAA carries:
- a CDS encoding NmrA family NAD(P)-binding protein; this translates as MKKILLNGVDGNFGGKSAGILLEKYPHEDLIFTAPREKALKKYKEMGIETRVADFNNAETLVETFKGADTVVLISMPFVGSKRRAAHKTAIDAAVRAGVKKLVYTSIVGAGEKDINTYEVNDHVWTENYIKEQPIHYLILRDSQYAEAMVSSFVEAYERTNGVLANNMGEGKMAFISRDDCATAAAYAAMSEDIDKVLNINGAELLTIADFLEIASEVTGKKVVYKYITDDEMYAYFDSIGVPRTTEEMWADTAKNFPFCSDGMVTFGKAIRQNQMSVYTNDFEKLTGRKPLFVRQIFEDFSNHLIGNRTSTDN
- a CDS encoding MFS transporter gives rise to the protein MNKKQKYTFISLMLASTVAAYAQYQMNVFSIDLITAYQISASRFAFLFTAPMLPAIFLSIPLGKLSDKIGYRNAIQLGLAFTILGLTGRIFAESYSTLWICMAFSGASSITLFVNSARVLEEVVPAEKSVLFMGIYTTASMLAQTFATATSAVLYSTLQKAYVGALVYAVVITVIWAGNYCIEKENAENTEFRNADRSSEQKGKFSEVLSCKGIWFTAISLFCILGATITLNTFLPAALMEIHGFSKSQAGTVASMISFGNMFGAVIGPVLYRKLKKFSRLIFLFGGISIIGCIEGWMLHEQILMIIIYFITGIAIGGAMPIYFTMPIRLREISSDNISTAGGLITTFQLGGAVIVPSYMIAPIAGNNYSEIFILTAVVIAIAVGLGVLLEKELVKL